From a region of the Constantimarinum furrinae genome:
- a CDS encoding GNAT family N-acetyltransferase — translation MASEENTAVLLETNRLQLRKFSLADAPFIYKLMNSEGWLKNIGDRRINNLEDAKAYIEKHYIVSNEDRGYGAYIVIYKKTGLAVGSCGLYKRESLDHPDIGFAFLPEYLRNGFGYESAAALMEFARKNYKISKFHGVTIKENKASIHLLKKLGLFETGTISLTDDTEELLLFSTS, via the coding sequence ATGGCTTCCGAAGAAAACACAGCTGTGCTTTTGGAAACTAACCGACTTCAACTGCGAAAATTTTCGTTAGCAGATGCACCCTTTATATACAAGCTTATGAACAGCGAGGGTTGGTTAAAGAATATTGGTGACAGAAGGATCAATAACCTCGAAGACGCAAAAGCGTATATTGAAAAACACTACATCGTAAGTAATGAAGATAGGGGGTATGGAGCTTATATCGTGATCTATAAAAAAACGGGTTTGGCCGTAGGCAGCTGTGGTTTGTATAAAAGAGAGTCTTTGGACCATCCCGATATCGGCTTTGCATTTCTTCCGGAATATTTGAGGAATGGCTTTGGATACGAATCTGCTGCAGCATTAATGGAATTCGCCCGAAAGAATTATAAGATTTCCAAATTCCACGGCGTTACAATTAAAGAAAATAAGGCATCCATCCATTTGCTTAAAAAGCTCGGTCTGTTTGAAACGGGTACGATTTCTTTAACGGATGATACAGAGGAATTATTACTTTTTTCCACAAGCTGA
- a CDS encoding DinB family protein → MNFELQKSTAILERSPQVFDTLLRDLPDDWKFANEGPESWSPFEVMAHLIFGELTDWIPRCRIILNNIENKNFTPFDMTGHKKLAKGKSMENLLDEFSMLRKKNLEELRSWNISESDLNKTGIHSEFGEITLHQHLSTWVIHDLSHINQISRVMVKHYREDVGPWKRYFSILRSE, encoded by the coding sequence ATGAATTTCGAACTTCAGAAATCGACCGCAATATTAGAAAGATCACCTCAGGTTTTTGATACGCTGTTAAGAGATCTCCCGGACGACTGGAAATTCGCCAACGAAGGTCCGGAAAGTTGGAGTCCCTTTGAAGTCATGGCGCATTTGATCTTCGGGGAGCTAACCGATTGGATCCCGCGATGTAGAATAATTCTGAATAATATCGAAAACAAAAATTTCACCCCCTTCGATATGACCGGTCATAAAAAATTGGCCAAAGGAAAATCAATGGAAAATTTACTGGATGAATTTTCAATGCTTCGGAAAAAGAATCTAGAAGAACTTCGCTCCTGGAATATTTCAGAAAGTGACTTAAATAAAACAGGAATTCACTCAGAGTTTGGCGAAATTACGCTTCATCAGCATCTGTCTACATGGGTTATTCACGACCTGAGTCATATAAATCAAATTAGCAGGGTTATGGTAAAGCACTATCGAGAAGATGTTGGACCCTGGAAGCGGTATTTCAGTATACTAAGAAGCGAATAA
- the glyA gene encoding serine hydroxymethyltransferase → MARDEQIFELIEAEKERQLNGLELIASENFVSQQVLDAAGSVLTNKYAEGYPGKRYYGGCEVVDEVEQLAIDRAKTLFGAEYVNVQPHSGSQANTAVFAACLKPGDKFLGFDLAHGGHLTHGSPVNFSGRLYTPVFYGVDEETGMLNYDKIEAIAIEEKPKMIIAGASAYSREIDYKRFREIADKVGAILMADIAHPAGLIAKGIISDPVPHCHVITTTTHKTLRGPRGGMILMGKDFDNPFGLTLKNGSLRKMSSLLDSAIFPGNQGGPLEHIIAAKAVAFGEALTDDFLHYMIQVKKNAAVMAQAFMDKGYKVISGGTDNHMMLIDLRNKNITGKQAEEALGKAEITVNKNMVPFDDKSPFVTSGIRVGTAAVTTRGLREHDMKLIVDLMDKVILNFEDDKKLENISHKVNEMMAGLPLFKN, encoded by the coding sequence ATAGCAAGAGACGAACAGATTTTTGAACTGATTGAAGCCGAAAAAGAACGCCAACTAAATGGTTTGGAGCTAATTGCTTCTGAAAATTTTGTGAGTCAGCAGGTGCTGGATGCCGCCGGCTCGGTACTAACCAATAAATACGCCGAAGGCTACCCGGGAAAGCGATACTACGGAGGATGCGAAGTAGTGGATGAAGTTGAACAACTCGCTATAGATCGGGCAAAGACTTTGTTTGGAGCCGAGTATGTAAATGTACAACCTCACAGTGGGTCTCAGGCAAACACCGCTGTTTTTGCGGCATGTCTAAAACCGGGAGATAAATTTCTGGGCTTTGATCTTGCGCATGGCGGACACTTGACACACGGATCTCCGGTAAATTTTTCGGGCAGATTGTATACCCCTGTTTTTTATGGGGTCGATGAAGAAACCGGCATGCTTAATTACGATAAGATCGAAGCGATCGCTATAGAGGAAAAACCCAAGATGATCATTGCCGGGGCTTCAGCTTACAGCAGAGAGATCGACTATAAAAGGTTCAGAGAGATAGCCGATAAGGTAGGGGCAATCCTAATGGCCGATATAGCACATCCGGCGGGCTTAATTGCCAAAGGAATAATAAGTGACCCTGTACCTCATTGTCATGTGATCACCACAACGACCCATAAAACACTGCGCGGTCCTCGCGGAGGGATGATCTTAATGGGGAAGGATTTTGATAATCCATTCGGCCTCACTTTAAAAAACGGAAGTCTTAGAAAAATGTCTTCATTATTAGACAGTGCGATCTTCCCGGGAAATCAAGGCGGTCCTCTGGAACATATCATTGCAGCGAAAGCCGTCGCTTTTGGCGAAGCGCTTACCGACGATTTTCTGCATTATATGATTCAGGTTAAAAAGAACGCCGCTGTTATGGCACAAGCCTTTATGGATAAGGGGTATAAAGTGATATCCGGCGGAACCGACAACCATATGATGTTGATCGATCTGAGAAATAAAAATATCACCGGTAAACAGGCTGAAGAGGCATTGGGTAAGGCAGAAATTACCGTGAATAAAAATATGGTTCCCTTCGATGATAAGTCGCCCTTCGTGACCAGTGGCATACGAGTAGGTACTGCGGCAGTGACCACGCGAGGGTTGAGAGAACACGATATGAAACTCATCGTCGATTTAATGGATAAGGTTATTCTCAATTTTGAGGATGACAAAAAACTTGAAAATATCTCACATAAAGTGAATGAAATGATGGCTGGGCTACCGTTGTTTAAAAATTGA
- the fahA gene encoding fumarylacetoacetase, with the protein MPLTANDPKRKTWLDVPANSDFPIQNIPFGVFLTRDDIITIGTRIGDYAIDLGALHQLGYFKGIDLTDDIFLQDSLNDFIADGRKTWRLVRNRISDIFLEGNDELKNNKEHCNHILFTMEEVEMQLPVDVGDYTDFYASKEHATNVGSLFRDPENALLPNWLRIPIGYHGRSSSIVPSGTPIRRPIGQTMPGDDGVPGFGPSQLLDFELEMAFITTDSNPLGKRVPIGEAEDYIFGLVLFNDWSARDIQAWEYVPLGPFLGKNFASTISPWIVTLDALEPFRTDGPKQDPEPLPYLQHGKNKNFDIKLQAGIKPSGGEETIVANSNFKYMYWSMAQQLTHHTVNGCNVRSGDMMGSGTISGPTKDSFGSMLELTWRGQNPIKLKDGSERKFINDGDTVIMRGYCEKDGLRIGFGKCSGKVLPARPF; encoded by the coding sequence ATGCCATTAACCGCAAACGACCCTAAACGAAAAACATGGCTGGATGTCCCGGCGAATTCAGATTTTCCCATACAGAATATTCCCTTTGGAGTTTTCTTAACGCGAGATGATATTATCACCATAGGAACACGAATTGGAGACTATGCCATCGATCTGGGTGCGCTGCATCAATTAGGCTATTTTAAAGGAATTGATCTCACCGATGATATTTTTCTGCAGGATTCCCTAAACGATTTTATTGCCGATGGCCGAAAAACATGGCGCCTGGTTCGGAACAGAATTTCGGATATCTTTTTGGAAGGAAACGATGAACTAAAGAACAACAAAGAACACTGCAACCATATTTTATTCACTATGGAAGAAGTAGAAATGCAGCTTCCGGTGGATGTTGGTGATTACACCGACTTCTATGCAAGTAAAGAGCATGCTACCAATGTAGGCTCCTTATTCCGTGATCCTGAAAATGCATTGCTGCCAAACTGGCTGCGCATTCCAATTGGGTATCACGGTAGAAGTTCGTCAATTGTCCCATCGGGAACGCCCATTAGAAGACCAATAGGGCAAACCATGCCGGGTGATGACGGGGTACCTGGATTTGGACCTTCGCAATTACTGGACTTTGAGCTGGAAATGGCATTTATCACAACCGATAGCAATCCGCTGGGCAAAAGAGTACCCATAGGCGAGGCCGAAGATTATATATTTGGTTTAGTATTGTTTAACGACTGGAGTGCTCGAGATATACAGGCCTGGGAGTATGTGCCTCTGGGACCTTTTTTAGGAAAAAACTTCGCTTCAACCATATCACCTTGGATCGTAACTCTGGACGCTCTTGAGCCATTTAGAACCGATGGTCCCAAACAGGATCCGGAACCTCTGCCCTATCTTCAGCACGGAAAGAACAAGAATTTTGATATAAAATTGCAAGCAGGAATAAAACCTTCCGGCGGAGAAGAAACCATCGTGGCCAATTCGAATTTTAAATATATGTATTGGTCCATGGCGCAACAACTCACACACCATACAGTGAATGGTTGCAATGTGCGTAGCGGTGATATGATGGGAAGCGGTACCATTTCAGGACCCACAAAAGATTCGTTCGGCTCGATGCTTGAACTCACCTGGCGCGGACAAAATCCAATAAAATTAAAAGACGGTTCAGAACGTAAGTTCATAAACGATGGAGATACAGTGATCATGAGGGGTTACTGCGAAAAAGACGGGTTGCGTATAGGCTTTGGAAAGTGTAGCGGAAAGGTACTTCCTGCCCGTCCGTTTTAA